A genomic segment from Chiroxiphia lanceolata isolate bChiLan1 chromosome 27, bChiLan1.pri, whole genome shotgun sequence encodes:
- the ACSBG2 gene encoding long-chain-fatty-acid--CoA ligase ACSBG2 isoform X6: MERHQLDSVDPKASSSPASRVWTTHRDGEVKLRMEDQGIGSEPPKTVHQLFQETVNKYGDYYALASKKGGQWVKLTYKMYYDECCKAAKSFLKLGLQRFHGVGILGFNSAEWFIADIGAILAGGFAVGIYTTNSPEACHYVAENCSADVIVVENQKQLQKILEIEDRLPQLKAIVQYGEEIKEKRPNLYSWSEFVELGRDVPDTLLHLAIAAQKPNQCCTLIYTSGTTGQPKGVMLSHDNLTWTAAVAGRSIMLTDPKERQEQVISYLPLSHIAAQMSDIWSAMTFGVQVYFAQPDALKGSLVETLREVRPTAFLGVPRVWEKMEEKMKSIGMKSSALRRKVASWAKGVGLQTNLKRMNGYSEVPVNFRLAKHLVYRKVRKALGLDRCTKCYTGAAPITRETLEFFLSLNIPVLELYGMSESSGPHTISLPHAFKLTSCGKELSGCRTLIHKPDRDGIGEICFSGRHIFMGYLNMEDKTKEAIDEDGWLHSGDLGKHDKDGFLYITGRIKELIITAGGENVPPVPIEDAVKNAVPIISNAMLVGDKAKFLSMLLTLKCKVDAETGEPGDELTPEALEYCQKLGSKATKVSEIISSKDKAIYAAIQKGITAVNEGATSNAQKVQKWILLEKDFSLFGGELGPTMKLKRPVVAQKYKAQISQFYADVDTPNGETSAQH, encoded by the exons ATGGAGAGACATCAGCTGGACTCAGTTGATCCCAAAG cctcctcctcccctgcctctAGAGTGTGGACAACACATCGGGATGGGGAGGTCAAGCTGAGGATGGAAGACCAGGGAATAGGCAGTGAACCACCAAAGACTGTTCACCAGCTCTTCCAGGAAACTGTCAATAAATATGGGGACTATTATGCCCTTGCATCCAAAAAAGGTGGCCAGTGGGTCAAACTAACATACAAAATGTACTATGATGAGTGCTGTAAAGCAGcaaaaagctttctgaag ctggggctgcagcgTTTCCATGGTGTGGGCATCCTGGGATTTAATTCTGCTGAGTGGTTCATTGCTGACATTGGAGCAATCCTTGCAGG GGGATTTGCTGTTGGGATCTACACAACAAACTCTCCCGAGGCCTGTCACTATGTGGCAGAGAACTGCAGTGCTGATGTTATAGTGGTGGAAAAccagaaacagctgcagaaaatctTAGAa ATTGAGGATAGGCTACCTCAGCTGAAGGCCATTGTCCAGTATGGGGAAGAGATAAAGGAGAAGAGACCAAATCTGTACTCG TGGAGTGAGTTcgtggagctgggcagggacgTCCCAGACACTCTGCTCCACTTGGCCATCGCGGCGCAGAAGCCCAACCAGTGCTGCACCCTCATCTACACCTCGGGGACCACGGGGCAGCCCAAGGGGGTCATGCTCAGCCACGACAAT CTGACGTGGACGGCGGCAGTGGCCGGACGGTCCATCATGCTCACGGACCccaaggagaggcaggagcaggtgaTCAGTTACCTGCCCCTCAGCCACATTGCTGCCCAGATGTCTGATATCTGGTCAGCCATGACCTTTGGAGTGCAAGTTTACTTTGCTCAGCCAGATGCATTGAAG GGCAGCTTGGTGGAGACCCTGAGGGAAGTGAGGCCAACTGCTTTTCTGGGGGTTCCTCGTGtctgggaaaaaatggaagaaaagatgaaatCCATAGGGATGAAATCATCGGCACTGCGGAGGAAAGTGGCCTCGTGGGCCAAGGGAGTGGGGCTGCAGACCAACCTGAAGAGGATGAATGG gtATTCTGAGGTGCCGGTGAACTTCCGCCTGGCCAAACACCTGGTGTacaggaaggtgaggaaggcCCTGGGGCTGGACCGGTGCACCAAGTGCTacacaggagctgctcccatcACCAGAGAGACCCTGGAATTCTTTCTGAGCCTGAACATTCCTGTGTTGGAGCTGTATGGGATGAGTGAGAGCTCTGGGCCTCACACCATCTCCCTCCCTCACGCCTTCAAGCTCACCAG CTGTGGGAAGGAACTCTCAGGCTGTCGGACCCTCATTCATAAGCCAGACAGGGATGGCATTGGGGAGATCTGCTTCTCAGGGAGGCACATCTTCATGGGCTACTTGAACATGGAGGACAAAACCAAAGAGGCCATCGATGAGGATGGGTGGCTGCACTCAGGTGACCTGGGCAAGCATGACAAAGATGGATTCCTCTACATCACAGGCAGAATTAAAG AGCTCATCATCACTGCGGGAGGGGAGAACGTTCCTCCCGTTCCGATCGAGGATGCCGTCAAAAATGCTGTTCCCATCATCAGCAATGCCATGTTGGTTGGGGACAAAGCCAAATTCCTGTCAATGCTTCTGACACTAAAG TGCAAGGTGGATGCAGAGACGGGTGAACCGGGGGATGAGCTCACTCCAGAGGCTCTGGAATACTGTCAGAAGCTGGGCAGCAAGGCCACAAAGGTCTCTGAAATCATCAGCAGCAAAGACAAGGCCATCTACGCCGCCATCCAGAAAGGCATCACAGCGGTCAATGAGGGAGCCACCTCCAATGCCCAGAAAGTCCAGAAGTGGATCCttctggagaaggacttttccCTCTTTGGTGGAGAGCTTG GCCCAACCATGAAGCTGAAGAGGCCAGTGGTGGCACAGAAATACAAAGCCCAGATTTCTCAGTTTTATGCAGATGTGGACACTCCCAATGGAGAGACCTCGGCCCAGCACTAA
- the ACSBG2 gene encoding long-chain-fatty-acid--CoA ligase ACSBG2 isoform X7 has translation MLQICLLGASLKIKPIPRRARRRCGAEAAGQRCAGTMLCESETRMALAEPVPMAYCNSAPEGNCEVSLSDVLLNSSPRTPEPHNIEPGEDSNMERHQLDSVDPKAASSSPASRVWTTHRDGEVKLRMEDQGIGSEPPKTVHQLFQETVNKYGDYYALASKKGGQWVKLTYKMYYDECCKAAKSFLKLGLQRFHGVGILGFNSAEWFIADIGAILAGGFAVGIYTTNSPEACHYVAENCSADVIVVENQKQLQKILEIEDRLPQLKAIVQYGEEIKEKRPNLYSWSEFVELGRDVPDTLLHLAIAAQKPNQCCTLIYTSGTTGQPKGVMLSHDNLTWTAAVAGRSIMLTDPKERQEQVISYLPLSHIAAQMSDIWSAMTFGVQVYFAQPDALKGSLVETLREVRPTAFLGVPRVWEKMEEKMKSIGMKSSALRRKVASWAKGVGLQTNLKRMNGYSEVPVNFRLAKHLVYRKVRKALGLDRCTKCYTGAAPITRETLEFFLSLNIPVLELYGMSESSGPHTISLPHAFKLTSCGKELSGCRTLIHKPDRDGIGEICFSGRHIFMGYLNMEDKTKEAIDEDGWLHSGDLGKHDKDGFLYITGRIKELIITAGGENVPPVPIEDAVKNAVPIISNAMLVGDKAKFLSMLLTLKCKVDAETGEPGDELTPEALEYCQKLGSKATKVSEIISSKDKAIYAAIQKGITAVNEGATSNAQKVQKWILLEKDFSLFGGELGPTMKLKRPVVAQKYKAQISQFYADVDTPNGETSAQH, from the exons ATGCTCCAGATCTGCCTCCTGGGCgctagtttaaaaataaagcctaTTCCACGTCGGGCTCGGCGCCGGTGCGGAGCGGAGGCTGCGGGACAGCGATGCGCT G GGACAATGCTGTGTGAGTCAGAGACACGGATGGCACTCGCTGAACCAGTCCCCATGGCTTATTGTAATTCAGCTCCTGAAGGGAACTGTGAGGTGTCACTGAGTGATGTGCTGCTCAACTCTTCACCCAG AACTCCTGAGCCCCACAACATCGAGCCAGGGGAAGATTCCAACATGGAGAGACATCAGCTGGACTCAGTTGATCCCAAAG cagcctcctcctcccctgcctctAGAGTGTGGACAACACATCGGGATGGGGAGGTCAAGCTGAGGATGGAAGACCAGGGAATAGGCAGTGAACCACCAAAGACTGTTCACCAGCTCTTCCAGGAAACTGTCAATAAATATGGGGACTATTATGCCCTTGCATCCAAAAAAGGTGGCCAGTGGGTCAAACTAACATACAAAATGTACTATGATGAGTGCTGTAAAGCAGcaaaaagctttctgaag ctggggctgcagcgTTTCCATGGTGTGGGCATCCTGGGATTTAATTCTGCTGAGTGGTTCATTGCTGACATTGGAGCAATCCTTGCAGG GGGATTTGCTGTTGGGATCTACACAACAAACTCTCCCGAGGCCTGTCACTATGTGGCAGAGAACTGCAGTGCTGATGTTATAGTGGTGGAAAAccagaaacagctgcagaaaatctTAGAa ATTGAGGATAGGCTACCTCAGCTGAAGGCCATTGTCCAGTATGGGGAAGAGATAAAGGAGAAGAGACCAAATCTGTACTCG TGGAGTGAGTTcgtggagctgggcagggacgTCCCAGACACTCTGCTCCACTTGGCCATCGCGGCGCAGAAGCCCAACCAGTGCTGCACCCTCATCTACACCTCGGGGACCACGGGGCAGCCCAAGGGGGTCATGCTCAGCCACGACAAT CTGACGTGGACGGCGGCAGTGGCCGGACGGTCCATCATGCTCACGGACCccaaggagaggcaggagcaggtgaTCAGTTACCTGCCCCTCAGCCACATTGCTGCCCAGATGTCTGATATCTGGTCAGCCATGACCTTTGGAGTGCAAGTTTACTTTGCTCAGCCAGATGCATTGAAG GGCAGCTTGGTGGAGACCCTGAGGGAAGTGAGGCCAACTGCTTTTCTGGGGGTTCCTCGTGtctgggaaaaaatggaagaaaagatgaaatCCATAGGGATGAAATCATCGGCACTGCGGAGGAAAGTGGCCTCGTGGGCCAAGGGAGTGGGGCTGCAGACCAACCTGAAGAGGATGAATGG gtATTCTGAGGTGCCGGTGAACTTCCGCCTGGCCAAACACCTGGTGTacaggaaggtgaggaaggcCCTGGGGCTGGACCGGTGCACCAAGTGCTacacaggagctgctcccatcACCAGAGAGACCCTGGAATTCTTTCTGAGCCTGAACATTCCTGTGTTGGAGCTGTATGGGATGAGTGAGAGCTCTGGGCCTCACACCATCTCCCTCCCTCACGCCTTCAAGCTCACCAG CTGTGGGAAGGAACTCTCAGGCTGTCGGACCCTCATTCATAAGCCAGACAGGGATGGCATTGGGGAGATCTGCTTCTCAGGGAGGCACATCTTCATGGGCTACTTGAACATGGAGGACAAAACCAAAGAGGCCATCGATGAGGATGGGTGGCTGCACTCAGGTGACCTGGGCAAGCATGACAAAGATGGATTCCTCTACATCACAGGCAGAATTAAAG AGCTCATCATCACTGCGGGAGGGGAGAACGTTCCTCCCGTTCCGATCGAGGATGCCGTCAAAAATGCTGTTCCCATCATCAGCAATGCCATGTTGGTTGGGGACAAAGCCAAATTCCTGTCAATGCTTCTGACACTAAAG TGCAAGGTGGATGCAGAGACGGGTGAACCGGGGGATGAGCTCACTCCAGAGGCTCTGGAATACTGTCAGAAGCTGGGCAGCAAGGCCACAAAGGTCTCTGAAATCATCAGCAGCAAAGACAAGGCCATCTACGCCGCCATCCAGAAAGGCATCACAGCGGTCAATGAGGGAGCCACCTCCAATGCCCAGAAAGTCCAGAAGTGGATCCttctggagaaggacttttccCTCTTTGGTGGAGAGCTTG GCCCAACCATGAAGCTGAAGAGGCCAGTGGTGGCACAGAAATACAAAGCCCAGATTTCTCAGTTTTATGCAGATGTGGACACTCCCAATGGAGAGACCTCGGCCCAGCACTAA
- the ACSBG2 gene encoding long-chain-fatty-acid--CoA ligase ACSBG2 isoform X5 has translation MERHQLDSVDPKAASSSPASRVWTTHRDGEVKLRMEDQGIGSEPPKTVHQLFQETVNKYGDYYALASKKGGQWVKLTYKMYYDECCKAAKSFLKLGLQRFHGVGILGFNSAEWFIADIGAILAGGFAVGIYTTNSPEACHYVAENCSADVIVVENQKQLQKILEIEDRLPQLKAIVQYGEEIKEKRPNLYSWSEFVELGRDVPDTLLHLAIAAQKPNQCCTLIYTSGTTGQPKGVMLSHDNLTWTAAVAGRSIMLTDPKERQEQVISYLPLSHIAAQMSDIWSAMTFGVQVYFAQPDALKGSLVETLREVRPTAFLGVPRVWEKMEEKMKSIGMKSSALRRKVASWAKGVGLQTNLKRMNGYSEVPVNFRLAKHLVYRKVRKALGLDRCTKCYTGAAPITRETLEFFLSLNIPVLELYGMSESSGPHTISLPHAFKLTSCGKELSGCRTLIHKPDRDGIGEICFSGRHIFMGYLNMEDKTKEAIDEDGWLHSGDLGKHDKDGFLYITGRIKELIITAGGENVPPVPIEDAVKNAVPIISNAMLVGDKAKFLSMLLTLKCKVDAETGEPGDELTPEALEYCQKLGSKATKVSEIISSKDKAIYAAIQKGITAVNEGATSNAQKVQKWILLEKDFSLFGGELGPTMKLKRPVVAQKYKAQISQFYADVDTPNGETSAQH, from the exons ATGGAGAGACATCAGCTGGACTCAGTTGATCCCAAAG cagcctcctcctcccctgcctctAGAGTGTGGACAACACATCGGGATGGGGAGGTCAAGCTGAGGATGGAAGACCAGGGAATAGGCAGTGAACCACCAAAGACTGTTCACCAGCTCTTCCAGGAAACTGTCAATAAATATGGGGACTATTATGCCCTTGCATCCAAAAAAGGTGGCCAGTGGGTCAAACTAACATACAAAATGTACTATGATGAGTGCTGTAAAGCAGcaaaaagctttctgaag ctggggctgcagcgTTTCCATGGTGTGGGCATCCTGGGATTTAATTCTGCTGAGTGGTTCATTGCTGACATTGGAGCAATCCTTGCAGG GGGATTTGCTGTTGGGATCTACACAACAAACTCTCCCGAGGCCTGTCACTATGTGGCAGAGAACTGCAGTGCTGATGTTATAGTGGTGGAAAAccagaaacagctgcagaaaatctTAGAa ATTGAGGATAGGCTACCTCAGCTGAAGGCCATTGTCCAGTATGGGGAAGAGATAAAGGAGAAGAGACCAAATCTGTACTCG TGGAGTGAGTTcgtggagctgggcagggacgTCCCAGACACTCTGCTCCACTTGGCCATCGCGGCGCAGAAGCCCAACCAGTGCTGCACCCTCATCTACACCTCGGGGACCACGGGGCAGCCCAAGGGGGTCATGCTCAGCCACGACAAT CTGACGTGGACGGCGGCAGTGGCCGGACGGTCCATCATGCTCACGGACCccaaggagaggcaggagcaggtgaTCAGTTACCTGCCCCTCAGCCACATTGCTGCCCAGATGTCTGATATCTGGTCAGCCATGACCTTTGGAGTGCAAGTTTACTTTGCTCAGCCAGATGCATTGAAG GGCAGCTTGGTGGAGACCCTGAGGGAAGTGAGGCCAACTGCTTTTCTGGGGGTTCCTCGTGtctgggaaaaaatggaagaaaagatgaaatCCATAGGGATGAAATCATCGGCACTGCGGAGGAAAGTGGCCTCGTGGGCCAAGGGAGTGGGGCTGCAGACCAACCTGAAGAGGATGAATGG gtATTCTGAGGTGCCGGTGAACTTCCGCCTGGCCAAACACCTGGTGTacaggaaggtgaggaaggcCCTGGGGCTGGACCGGTGCACCAAGTGCTacacaggagctgctcccatcACCAGAGAGACCCTGGAATTCTTTCTGAGCCTGAACATTCCTGTGTTGGAGCTGTATGGGATGAGTGAGAGCTCTGGGCCTCACACCATCTCCCTCCCTCACGCCTTCAAGCTCACCAG CTGTGGGAAGGAACTCTCAGGCTGTCGGACCCTCATTCATAAGCCAGACAGGGATGGCATTGGGGAGATCTGCTTCTCAGGGAGGCACATCTTCATGGGCTACTTGAACATGGAGGACAAAACCAAAGAGGCCATCGATGAGGATGGGTGGCTGCACTCAGGTGACCTGGGCAAGCATGACAAAGATGGATTCCTCTACATCACAGGCAGAATTAAAG AGCTCATCATCACTGCGGGAGGGGAGAACGTTCCTCCCGTTCCGATCGAGGATGCCGTCAAAAATGCTGTTCCCATCATCAGCAATGCCATGTTGGTTGGGGACAAAGCCAAATTCCTGTCAATGCTTCTGACACTAAAG TGCAAGGTGGATGCAGAGACGGGTGAACCGGGGGATGAGCTCACTCCAGAGGCTCTGGAATACTGTCAGAAGCTGGGCAGCAAGGCCACAAAGGTCTCTGAAATCATCAGCAGCAAAGACAAGGCCATCTACGCCGCCATCCAGAAAGGCATCACAGCGGTCAATGAGGGAGCCACCTCCAATGCCCAGAAAGTCCAGAAGTGGATCCttctggagaaggacttttccCTCTTTGGTGGAGAGCTTG GCCCAACCATGAAGCTGAAGAGGCCAGTGGTGGCACAGAAATACAAAGCCCAGATTTCTCAGTTTTATGCAGATGTGGACACTCCCAATGGAGAGACCTCGGCCCAGCACTAA
- the ACSBG2 gene encoding long-chain-fatty-acid--CoA ligase ACSBG2 isoform X1, giving the protein MRWTMLCESETRMALAEPVPMAYCNSAPEGNCEVSLSDVLLNSSPRTPEPHNIEPGEDSNMERHQLDSVDPKAASSSPASRVWTTHRDGEVKLRMEDQGIGSEPPKTVHQLFQETVNKYGDYYALASKKGGQWVKLTYKMYYDECCKAAKSFLKLGLQRFHGVGILGFNSAEWFIADIGAILAGGFAVGIYTTNSPEACHYVAENCSADVIVVENQKQLQKILEIEDRLPQLKAIVQYGEEIKEKRPNLYSWSEFVELGRDVPDTLLHLAIAAQKPNQCCTLIYTSGTTGQPKGVMLSHDNLTWTAAVAGRSIMLTDPKERQEQVISYLPLSHIAAQMSDIWSAMTFGVQVYFAQPDALKGSLVETLREVRPTAFLGVPRVWEKMEEKMKSIGMKSSALRRKVASWAKGVGLQTNLKRMNGYSEVPVNFRLAKHLVYRKVRKALGLDRCTKCYTGAAPITRETLEFFLSLNIPVLELYGMSESSGPHTISLPHAFKLTSCGKELSGCRTLIHKPDRDGIGEICFSGRHIFMGYLNMEDKTKEAIDEDGWLHSGDLGKHDKDGFLYITGRIKELIITAGGENVPPVPIEDAVKNAVPIISNAMLVGDKAKFLSMLLTLKCKVDAETGEPGDELTPEALEYCQKLGSKATKVSEIISSKDKAIYAAIQKGITAVNEGATSNAQKVQKWILLEKDFSLFGGELGPTMKLKRPVVAQKYKAQISQFYADVDTPNGETSAQH; this is encoded by the exons ATGCGCT GGACAATGCTGTGTGAGTCAGAGACACGGATGGCACTCGCTGAACCAGTCCCCATGGCTTATTGTAATTCAGCTCCTGAAGGGAACTGTGAGGTGTCACTGAGTGATGTGCTGCTCAACTCTTCACCCAG AACTCCTGAGCCCCACAACATCGAGCCAGGGGAAGATTCCAACATGGAGAGACATCAGCTGGACTCAGTTGATCCCAAAG cagcctcctcctcccctgcctctAGAGTGTGGACAACACATCGGGATGGGGAGGTCAAGCTGAGGATGGAAGACCAGGGAATAGGCAGTGAACCACCAAAGACTGTTCACCAGCTCTTCCAGGAAACTGTCAATAAATATGGGGACTATTATGCCCTTGCATCCAAAAAAGGTGGCCAGTGGGTCAAACTAACATACAAAATGTACTATGATGAGTGCTGTAAAGCAGcaaaaagctttctgaag ctggggctgcagcgTTTCCATGGTGTGGGCATCCTGGGATTTAATTCTGCTGAGTGGTTCATTGCTGACATTGGAGCAATCCTTGCAGG GGGATTTGCTGTTGGGATCTACACAACAAACTCTCCCGAGGCCTGTCACTATGTGGCAGAGAACTGCAGTGCTGATGTTATAGTGGTGGAAAAccagaaacagctgcagaaaatctTAGAa ATTGAGGATAGGCTACCTCAGCTGAAGGCCATTGTCCAGTATGGGGAAGAGATAAAGGAGAAGAGACCAAATCTGTACTCG TGGAGTGAGTTcgtggagctgggcagggacgTCCCAGACACTCTGCTCCACTTGGCCATCGCGGCGCAGAAGCCCAACCAGTGCTGCACCCTCATCTACACCTCGGGGACCACGGGGCAGCCCAAGGGGGTCATGCTCAGCCACGACAAT CTGACGTGGACGGCGGCAGTGGCCGGACGGTCCATCATGCTCACGGACCccaaggagaggcaggagcaggtgaTCAGTTACCTGCCCCTCAGCCACATTGCTGCCCAGATGTCTGATATCTGGTCAGCCATGACCTTTGGAGTGCAAGTTTACTTTGCTCAGCCAGATGCATTGAAG GGCAGCTTGGTGGAGACCCTGAGGGAAGTGAGGCCAACTGCTTTTCTGGGGGTTCCTCGTGtctgggaaaaaatggaagaaaagatgaaatCCATAGGGATGAAATCATCGGCACTGCGGAGGAAAGTGGCCTCGTGGGCCAAGGGAGTGGGGCTGCAGACCAACCTGAAGAGGATGAATGG gtATTCTGAGGTGCCGGTGAACTTCCGCCTGGCCAAACACCTGGTGTacaggaaggtgaggaaggcCCTGGGGCTGGACCGGTGCACCAAGTGCTacacaggagctgctcccatcACCAGAGAGACCCTGGAATTCTTTCTGAGCCTGAACATTCCTGTGTTGGAGCTGTATGGGATGAGTGAGAGCTCTGGGCCTCACACCATCTCCCTCCCTCACGCCTTCAAGCTCACCAG CTGTGGGAAGGAACTCTCAGGCTGTCGGACCCTCATTCATAAGCCAGACAGGGATGGCATTGGGGAGATCTGCTTCTCAGGGAGGCACATCTTCATGGGCTACTTGAACATGGAGGACAAAACCAAAGAGGCCATCGATGAGGATGGGTGGCTGCACTCAGGTGACCTGGGCAAGCATGACAAAGATGGATTCCTCTACATCACAGGCAGAATTAAAG AGCTCATCATCACTGCGGGAGGGGAGAACGTTCCTCCCGTTCCGATCGAGGATGCCGTCAAAAATGCTGTTCCCATCATCAGCAATGCCATGTTGGTTGGGGACAAAGCCAAATTCCTGTCAATGCTTCTGACACTAAAG TGCAAGGTGGATGCAGAGACGGGTGAACCGGGGGATGAGCTCACTCCAGAGGCTCTGGAATACTGTCAGAAGCTGGGCAGCAAGGCCACAAAGGTCTCTGAAATCATCAGCAGCAAAGACAAGGCCATCTACGCCGCCATCCAGAAAGGCATCACAGCGGTCAATGAGGGAGCCACCTCCAATGCCCAGAAAGTCCAGAAGTGGATCCttctggagaaggacttttccCTCTTTGGTGGAGAGCTTG GCCCAACCATGAAGCTGAAGAGGCCAGTGGTGGCACAGAAATACAAAGCCCAGATTTCTCAGTTTTATGCAGATGTGGACACTCCCAATGGAGAGACCTCGGCCCAGCACTAA
- the ACSBG2 gene encoding long-chain-fatty-acid--CoA ligase ACSBG2 isoform X4: MLCESETRMALAEPVPMAYCNSAPEGNCEVSLSDVLLNSSPRTPEPHNIEPGEDSNMERHQLDSVDPKASSSPASRVWTTHRDGEVKLRMEDQGIGSEPPKTVHQLFQETVNKYGDYYALASKKGGQWVKLTYKMYYDECCKAAKSFLKLGLQRFHGVGILGFNSAEWFIADIGAILAGGFAVGIYTTNSPEACHYVAENCSADVIVVENQKQLQKILEIEDRLPQLKAIVQYGEEIKEKRPNLYSWSEFVELGRDVPDTLLHLAIAAQKPNQCCTLIYTSGTTGQPKGVMLSHDNLTWTAAVAGRSIMLTDPKERQEQVISYLPLSHIAAQMSDIWSAMTFGVQVYFAQPDALKGSLVETLREVRPTAFLGVPRVWEKMEEKMKSIGMKSSALRRKVASWAKGVGLQTNLKRMNGYSEVPVNFRLAKHLVYRKVRKALGLDRCTKCYTGAAPITRETLEFFLSLNIPVLELYGMSESSGPHTISLPHAFKLTSCGKELSGCRTLIHKPDRDGIGEICFSGRHIFMGYLNMEDKTKEAIDEDGWLHSGDLGKHDKDGFLYITGRIKELIITAGGENVPPVPIEDAVKNAVPIISNAMLVGDKAKFLSMLLTLKCKVDAETGEPGDELTPEALEYCQKLGSKATKVSEIISSKDKAIYAAIQKGITAVNEGATSNAQKVQKWILLEKDFSLFGGELGPTMKLKRPVVAQKYKAQISQFYADVDTPNGETSAQH, from the exons ATGCTGTGTGAGTCAGAGACACGGATGGCACTCGCTGAACCAGTCCCCATGGCTTATTGTAATTCAGCTCCTGAAGGGAACTGTGAGGTGTCACTGAGTGATGTGCTGCTCAACTCTTCACCCAG AACTCCTGAGCCCCACAACATCGAGCCAGGGGAAGATTCCAACATGGAGAGACATCAGCTGGACTCAGTTGATCCCAAAG cctcctcctcccctgcctctAGAGTGTGGACAACACATCGGGATGGGGAGGTCAAGCTGAGGATGGAAGACCAGGGAATAGGCAGTGAACCACCAAAGACTGTTCACCAGCTCTTCCAGGAAACTGTCAATAAATATGGGGACTATTATGCCCTTGCATCCAAAAAAGGTGGCCAGTGGGTCAAACTAACATACAAAATGTACTATGATGAGTGCTGTAAAGCAGcaaaaagctttctgaag ctggggctgcagcgTTTCCATGGTGTGGGCATCCTGGGATTTAATTCTGCTGAGTGGTTCATTGCTGACATTGGAGCAATCCTTGCAGG GGGATTTGCTGTTGGGATCTACACAACAAACTCTCCCGAGGCCTGTCACTATGTGGCAGAGAACTGCAGTGCTGATGTTATAGTGGTGGAAAAccagaaacagctgcagaaaatctTAGAa ATTGAGGATAGGCTACCTCAGCTGAAGGCCATTGTCCAGTATGGGGAAGAGATAAAGGAGAAGAGACCAAATCTGTACTCG TGGAGTGAGTTcgtggagctgggcagggacgTCCCAGACACTCTGCTCCACTTGGCCATCGCGGCGCAGAAGCCCAACCAGTGCTGCACCCTCATCTACACCTCGGGGACCACGGGGCAGCCCAAGGGGGTCATGCTCAGCCACGACAAT CTGACGTGGACGGCGGCAGTGGCCGGACGGTCCATCATGCTCACGGACCccaaggagaggcaggagcaggtgaTCAGTTACCTGCCCCTCAGCCACATTGCTGCCCAGATGTCTGATATCTGGTCAGCCATGACCTTTGGAGTGCAAGTTTACTTTGCTCAGCCAGATGCATTGAAG GGCAGCTTGGTGGAGACCCTGAGGGAAGTGAGGCCAACTGCTTTTCTGGGGGTTCCTCGTGtctgggaaaaaatggaagaaaagatgaaatCCATAGGGATGAAATCATCGGCACTGCGGAGGAAAGTGGCCTCGTGGGCCAAGGGAGTGGGGCTGCAGACCAACCTGAAGAGGATGAATGG gtATTCTGAGGTGCCGGTGAACTTCCGCCTGGCCAAACACCTGGTGTacaggaaggtgaggaaggcCCTGGGGCTGGACCGGTGCACCAAGTGCTacacaggagctgctcccatcACCAGAGAGACCCTGGAATTCTTTCTGAGCCTGAACATTCCTGTGTTGGAGCTGTATGGGATGAGTGAGAGCTCTGGGCCTCACACCATCTCCCTCCCTCACGCCTTCAAGCTCACCAG CTGTGGGAAGGAACTCTCAGGCTGTCGGACCCTCATTCATAAGCCAGACAGGGATGGCATTGGGGAGATCTGCTTCTCAGGGAGGCACATCTTCATGGGCTACTTGAACATGGAGGACAAAACCAAAGAGGCCATCGATGAGGATGGGTGGCTGCACTCAGGTGACCTGGGCAAGCATGACAAAGATGGATTCCTCTACATCACAGGCAGAATTAAAG AGCTCATCATCACTGCGGGAGGGGAGAACGTTCCTCCCGTTCCGATCGAGGATGCCGTCAAAAATGCTGTTCCCATCATCAGCAATGCCATGTTGGTTGGGGACAAAGCCAAATTCCTGTCAATGCTTCTGACACTAAAG TGCAAGGTGGATGCAGAGACGGGTGAACCGGGGGATGAGCTCACTCCAGAGGCTCTGGAATACTGTCAGAAGCTGGGCAGCAAGGCCACAAAGGTCTCTGAAATCATCAGCAGCAAAGACAAGGCCATCTACGCCGCCATCCAGAAAGGCATCACAGCGGTCAATGAGGGAGCCACCTCCAATGCCCAGAAAGTCCAGAAGTGGATCCttctggagaaggacttttccCTCTTTGGTGGAGAGCTTG GCCCAACCATGAAGCTGAAGAGGCCAGTGGTGGCACAGAAATACAAAGCCCAGATTTCTCAGTTTTATGCAGATGTGGACACTCCCAATGGAGAGACCTCGGCCCAGCACTAA